Sequence from the Flavobacterium sp. TR2 genome:
ATTCATTTAATTTTCCTACTCTGTTGTAAAATTGTAGCACAAGCTATTTTTTAAAACTAGAGAATCATTTATTGGCAAAGTTTAGATTTAAATATATTATAAAAGCTCCTTGTTTTTTAGTTGTTTTTTTTATTTTAACAGGTTCGATTCGCGATCACAACACCAAGGAATAGAATTCTATATCTAAAAATGTTGAAAAAATTAGTAATAAGTTTTGTGGCAAAAATATGGTACATGGCATTTGGAGTCGATATCTTTTTTTTACTACTGTTATATAAATTGACATCTACTTAAAAATCTAAAAACGAAAATATCAGATTAGTTAACGAATTAAAAAACTTAGATTATGAGTACGGATGATCATAAATATTTTATGGTATTTACAATAACTTTTTTATTTAAATATTTTTCTAACAACTAAAGCTTAATTTATCTATTTTTACTTTAGTTTAGTCCCCTAAACAAATTTAAATTTGGAAGATTTGAATTTAAACAGAAAGTCCTTTACTCTTTGTAAAGGACTTTTTTTAAATTTTTTGATTATTACATTTCATAAATCAAGAAATCCTTCAACAATGGTTCTGTCGCATCTGTCAGAATCAGATATAACACTTTAAGTAATTTTAAAGTTAGTCTGCCAATTTACAGAATGATTTAAACATAGTTACCCCTGATTCAATCATCTGATTCTTTCTCAGCATATGCAAAACTTCAATTCCGCTCAATGTTCGTCTTGCCGATTCAAAATTTTTAAAGCCTAACCCATTTTGTATCCTCCATTTTATAAATCGATGGTCCTGTTCGACAATATTGTTGAGATATTTACACTGCCGGATTTTAATCTTTGAGAACGAACGCTTGTTACAGACTTTGATTGCTGCAGTATTAGAACCGCTTTTATCAATGTTTATTACTCTTGGCCGGCAATTATTATTAATTTTTAATTAGAAAAGGCTGAGCGCTCATTCTTTGTCTTTTTCTGGTCAAAAGAAAGTAAACCGTATTACCTAATTTATCTACCGCTCGATATAAGTAACACCATATACCTTTTACTTTGATATAGGTCTGATCCAATCTCCAGCTCGTCCCCACTCTGCCTTTTCTCTTCTTTATTTCTAACTCGATGAAAGGTGTAAACGTATAGCCCCAGCGTTGAATAGTAGCATGATCAACATGAACTCCGTGCATTTTCATGATCTCTTATACATCCCTGTAAGTAAGGGTAAATCTTAATTTAAAATACACTGCCCGAAGAAGAATAGATTTTGGATAGCTCTGACCTTTGGTATTCATTTTTTTTAGTTTTAAAATTCCAAAGATAAAAGCTATTCCCAAATGCGACAGAACCCTTTTAAGAAATATAGGTCTATTTGAATAGAACTGACCAAAAAACGGGCTATTCTAATCCATAATTAGGAATTAATACTCAATCAGTTCTTAACTATATTTGAAAAAGGGGTTCAACTTTATTTAAAAAGTTAAACCCCGTTATTTTTAAAACTTACACACTTTTTAGGACTGTGTTTTTATCGATAATGATTTGTAAGTTCTTATTGCATTGAAACAATTACAAATTCACTTCTTCTGTTTAACTGATGTTCATCTTCTGTACAAGCTACATTATCTGAACATTTATTGATTAACTGACTTTCGCCATACCCTTTCCCTGATATTCTGGTTGGGGCAATTCCTCGTTTTACAAACCATTCGATTGTTGCTTTTGCTCTTTTATTAGACAATCTCATATTATATTCCTGAGTCTGTCTACTGTCTGTATGAGAACGAACATCGATTTTCATTTCAGGATATTGTTTCATTACAGCAAGTACTTTCTCTAATTCAAAAGCAGCTTCCTGACGAATAAATGATTTATCCAGATCAAAATAAATCATCGGAATATCTAAAGTTTTAGCCAAATCTGTCCCTACTTCTATTTGCTTGATTTGTTTATTTAATTTAATATCTAATTCAGGTTTATCATTTGTTGGCTGAATTGTAACCGAACTTTCATTAGTTTCATAATCTTGTTTTGAAACTCTTACATAATAGGTTTGATTGCATTTTACATCAAAATTGTAACTTCCGTTTTTATCCGAAATTATTGTTGCAATTTCCTTAAACTTATCGTCAAGCAAAATTACTTTTGCATCGGCTAAAGCTTCGTTCGTTTGAGAATCTGAAACAATTCCAAATAATTTTTTTTCACAATCCAGTCTTTTTGTTTCTGTGAATTTATAGATATCATCATTTCCAATTCCGCCTTCTTTGTTGGATGAGAAGTAACCTTTACGTGTATTGCTGTCAATTATAAAAGCAAAATCATCCAACTTGGTATTTACGGGTTCTCCAATATTTTGTACCAGATCAAAAGTAGCATCTTCCTTGATTTTTGCCACAAATACATCAAGTCCGCCTAATCCAGGACGTCCGTCGCTTGAAAAATAAAGTTCATTATCTCCGGATATAAACGGGAATGTTTCTCTTCCTTCGGTATTAATTGCTGTTCCTAAATTTTCCGGTTTCCCGAATGTTCCATCTTCATTAATAACAACACTAAACAAATCCGATTGTCCTAAAGTTCCCGGCATATCTGATGCAAAATACAGCTTTTTTTCGTCCAGACTTAAAGCCGGATGTGCAATACTGTATTGATCACTATTAAAAGGCAACTCAATAATATTTGCCCATTTATCATTTACAAATTCGGCTTTGTACAACTTTAATAATGTAATTCTTTTATTGTCTTTTCCTTTTTTACCTCCTAAAAAATTGTTTCGGGTAAAATACATTGTCTTTCCATCTTTGGTGAAAACCGGAGAAGATTCATTGAATTTTGAATTGATTTTTTTCTCAAACCGAATTGGATTATCTAAAGTTCCATCCGCTTTTAATTCCGCAGCATATAAATTCGTAAACGATTTATTTGTCCATTTAAATGTTTTTTTAATAACACTTCCAGTATCACGAGCAGAAGCAAATACTAATTTATTATTATAAATTGTACTTCCGTAATCTGATTGTTTCGAATTAATTCCGGCATTTGCAATATCAAATCTTCCTGAATTCGCTTTAATCTGCTCCAGATAATTTTTATTGTTTTCGAATAAAACGCCTCTTGTATCAGTTTTTACTTTCGCATTAAAAATTTCAAGCATTTTATCTGCTTTGGCATAATCACCCACAGATTTCAACGTCTGAGCATATCTGTAATAATATTCAGGTTCTTGTTGCTCGTTAAAAGCAAAAAGGGCGTCATACCACTTTGCAGCTTTCGGTAATTCGGCATTAAAATAATAGGAGTTTCCTAATCTCTGAAACATTTTTTCATCCTTATATCCGCTTTCTGCTACTTTTTCATAAATAGCGATAGCGTCTACAAAAGCATATTGATTGTACTCCTTCTCTGCTTTATTTAAAACTGTTTTTTGAGCCGTTCCGTTAAAACAAACAGACGACAAAACAGCAGCATAAATTATATTTTTAACTTTCATAATTAGAAAAATCTTGGTGAAGTTATACGTCCATATTTATTTAAGAATTCAAAACGGAGGAATATCTCGTGCGATCCTGAATTATAATTCACTAATTTGGTTGTTTCACGATCGTAAGCATAACCCAAATACAAACCATCTGTGATTTGAAAACCAGCCAGTGCACTTACCGAAGCGCTCCATCTGTAAGCCACTCCAATTACAAATTTATCGTTGAACATAAAGTTAGCCGATGCATCTACTTGCAATGGTGAACCTTCGACCATTTTTGTCATTATAGCCGGTTTAAATTTTACGGTTTCATAACGATCTAATTCAAATACATAACCTGCGATAAAATAATAGTTGATTTTGTCTTTGTAAATCGCAACATCATTATCATCATAACGATTGGTCTGAATGAAATTAGGAACCGATAAACCTACATAAGCTTTATCTGTATGCCAGTAAACTCCGGCTCCAATATTAGGCGTGAATTTATTTTTAAAATCCTGAAATTGCGGATCTCCCTGATCTTCCGGTGTTAATTTAGTTGGATCTAATTTGAATAAATTTGCTGATCCTTTTATGCCAAAAGATAATTTGGCTGTAGCCGATGTTGGTATAGAATACGAAAAATCTGCCGATAAGTTATTCTCATTCGTTGGACCTATTTTATCATTGATTAATGAAACTCCTAACCCAACGTTATTACCAACTGGTGTATTTACAGAAAAACTACTTGTTTCCGGCGCGCCATCTAACCCAACCCATTGGGTACGATATAAACCAAAAATACTCAGTACTCCACGTGATCCCGCATAAGCAGGATTCACATTAATGGTATTGTACATATATTGTGTAAATTGTGCATCCTGCTGTGCAAAGCTCGCAGTTGAACAAAACAGTAAAACTAAAATTAACTTTTTCATTTTTTTCATTTTTAATTACAGCTCAACTTCAACAAGCCAATTAATTAGCATAGAATATTATTTGGTCAAGTACAGATAACCCGCTTCCTGATGAGGAGTAGATTGATGGTCTTTATATTTTATGATATAATAATATGTTCCCTCTGGTAATCCTTTTGATTCTTTAATGGTAACACGTCCTTCTGAAATTCCTCTAAAGGCAACATCGGTATTATTGTAATGATCTCTTTCAAAAACCAATACACCCCAACGATTATAAATTTGAACTGTGTTGTCAGGATAACATTCTATTCCTTGTATATAGAATCTTTCGTTCATACTATCACCATTTATTGAAACGGCATTAAAAATTTTGATTACACAACCACTTAATAATAAAACTGTTGGATTGTCACCTAGATTATTTATGTTATCTGACTTATCCTCAACTTTAATTCCACTTAGAGTACTACCCATTACACTAGCCTGATTACTAATACTTCCATTATTAATATCATTTTGCGTGATGCTATATTGAGCACTAAAAGAAACTTCATCCGTATCATTTACATTCAAATCTATTGGACCTCCTGACATAATAATACCAGCTAATGGATCTAAAACAGTAATATTGTACAAAGGAACATTTCCAGTATTAGTAACCTTGAAGTTATAAGTTATAGTTTCGCCAGCATCTGCATTCCCATTACTATTTTCATCATTAAATACCGCTGTCTTAATTATGGCAATTGATGGAACTTCAACAATCGCCGGGGCACTTACTACTACCGTAGAGCTAATAGTACTACAATTCAATGGGTTGTTTACTTCACAAATCGTATAGCTTACTGAATAGTTTCCAGATGGGGTGTTGGCCGGAACTGTTACTGTTCCATCTGCATTTACTACTAGTCCTGATCCTACTGGAACCGTACTTGATGTGATTTGTACATTCCCTGCTGCAGTACCTACTACTACTGGGCTTCCATTTAAGGTATCGTTGCCCGTTAATGCCGTGGTGGTGCCACCTGGTAATCCATTAACCGAAGGGGTCGTTTCTGTTACCGCAACAATCGCCGGGGCACTTACTACTACCGTAGAGCTAATAGTACTACAATTCAATGGGTTGTTTACTTCACAAATCGTATAGCTTACTGAATAGTTTCCAGATGGGGTGTTGGCCGGAACTGTTACTGTTCCATCTGCATTTACTACTAGTCCTGATCCTACTGGAACCGTACTTGATGTGATTTGTACATTCCCTGCTGCAGTACCTACTACTACTGGGCTTCCATTTAAGGTATCGTTGCCCGTTAATGCCGTGGTGGTGCCACCTGGTAATCCATTAACCGAAGGGGTCGTTTCTGTTACCGCAACAATCGCCGGGGCACTTACTACTACCGTAGAGCTAATAGTACTACAATTCAATGGGTTGTTTACTTCACAAATCGTATAGCTTACTGAATAGTTTCCAGATGGGGTGTTGGCCGGAACTGTTACTGTTCCATCTGCATTTACTACTAGTCCTGATCCTACTGGAACCGTACTTGATGTGATTTGTACATTCCCTGCTGCAGTACCTACTACTACTGGGCTTCCATTTAAGGTATCGTTGCCCGTTAATGCCGTGGTGGTGCCACCTGGTAATCCATTAACCGAAGGGGTCGTTTCTGTTACCGCAACAATCGCCGGGGCACTTACTACTACCGTAGAGCTAATAGTACTACAATTCAATGGGTTGTTTACTTCACAAATCGTATAGCTTACTGAATAGTTTCCAGATGGGGTGTTGGCCGGAACTGTTACTGTTCCATCTGCATTTACTACTAGTCCTGATCCTACTGGAACCGTACTTGATGTGATTTGTACATTCCCTGCTGCAGTACCTACTACTACTGGGCTTCCATTTAAGGTATCGTTGCCCGTTAATGCCGTGGTGGTGCCACCTGGTAATCCATTAACCGAAGGG
This genomic interval carries:
- a CDS encoding DDE-type integrase/transposase/recombinase codes for the protein MNNNCRPRVINIDKSGSNTAAIKVCNKRSFSKIKIRQCKYLNNIVEQDHRFIKWRIQNGLGFKNFESARRTLSGIEVLHMLRKNQMIESGVTMFKSFCKLAD
- a CDS encoding DDE-type integrase/transposase/recombinase codes for the protein MHGVHVDHATIQRWGYTFTPFIELEIKKRKGRVGTSWRLDQTYIKVKGIWCYLYRAVDKLGNTVYFLLTRKRQRMSAQPFLIKN
- a CDS encoding OmpA family protein: MKVKNIIYAAVLSSVCFNGTAQKTVLNKAEKEYNQYAFVDAIAIYEKVAESGYKDEKMFQRLGNSYYFNAELPKAAKWYDALFAFNEQQEPEYYYRYAQTLKSVGDYAKADKMLEIFNAKVKTDTRGVLFENNKNYLEQIKANSGRFDIANAGINSKQSDYGSTIYNNKLVFASARDTGSVIKKTFKWTNKSFTNLYAAELKADGTLDNPIRFEKKINSKFNESSPVFTKDGKTMYFTRNNFLGGKKGKDNKRITLLKLYKAEFVNDKWANIIELPFNSDQYSIAHPALSLDEKKLYFASDMPGTLGQSDLFSVVINEDGTFGKPENLGTAINTEGRETFPFISGDNELYFSSDGRPGLGGLDVFVAKIKEDATFDLVQNIGEPVNTKLDDFAFIIDSNTRKGYFSSNKEGGIGNDDIYKFTETKRLDCEKKLFGIVSDSQTNEALADAKVILLDDKFKEIATIISDKNGSYNFDVKCNQTYYVRVSKQDYETNESSVTIQPTNDKPELDIKLNKQIKQIEVGTDLAKTLDIPMIYFDLDKSFIRQEAAFELEKVLAVMKQYPEMKIDVRSHTDSRQTQEYNMRLSNKRAKATIEWFVKRGIAPTRISGKGYGESQLINKCSDNVACTEDEHQLNRRSEFVIVSMQ
- a CDS encoding type IX secretion system membrane protein PorP/SprF — protein: MKKLILVLLFCSTASFAQQDAQFTQYMYNTINVNPAYAGSRGVLSIFGLYRTQWVGLDGAPETSSFSVNTPVGNNVGLGVSLINDKIGPTNENNLSADFSYSIPTSATAKLSFGIKGSANLFKLDPTKLTPEDQGDPQFQDFKNKFTPNIGAGVYWHTDKAYVGLSVPNFIQTNRYDDNDVAIYKDKINYYFIAGYVFELDRYETVKFKPAIMTKMVEGSPLQVDASANFMFNDKFVIGVAYRWSASVSALAGFQITDGLYLGYAYDRETTKLVNYNSGSHEIFLRFEFLNKYGRITSPRFF